In Desulfosediminicola ganghwensis, a single window of DNA contains:
- a CDS encoding acyltransferase: MLRSVNNFLHPFFVVTFECVMQMLFTLPRYRFCNYLKSIFLRLLGAKVGKRVVFYPGVWITKAPSHQLIIGDDVDLAYQVIVTTGGGVSIGDRSLVGYRTQILSTNHKIPPIGYKIFNSGRVAKSVVIGNDVWIGANCLILPGVTIGEGAVVAGGSVVTKDIPANNIVGGSPARLIRMRDPETH; this comes from the coding sequence ATGCTACGAAGTGTTAATAATTTTCTTCATCCCTTTTTTGTTGTAACCTTTGAATGTGTGATGCAAATGCTGTTTACCTTACCCAGGTACCGGTTTTGTAATTATTTAAAATCGATATTTTTACGTTTGTTAGGGGCTAAAGTAGGGAAACGTGTCGTATTTTATCCAGGAGTATGGATTACCAAAGCCCCTTCCCATCAACTTATAATAGGAGACGATGTAGATCTCGCCTATCAAGTGATCGTTACTACAGGAGGCGGTGTAAGTATTGGTGATAGGAGCCTTGTAGGTTATCGTACCCAAATTTTATCGACTAATCATAAAATCCCTCCGATTGGTTATAAAATATTTAATAGTGGAAGGGTTGCTAAATCTGTTGTTATTGGGAATGATGTTTGGATTGGAGCAAATTGCCTTATCCTCCCGGGAGTTACAATCGGGGAAGGTGCCGTGGTGGCAGGGGGTAGTGTTGTTACAAAAGATATCCCTGCAAATAATATTGTTGGAGGGTCTCCGGCTAGGCTGATACGTATGCGTGATCCAGAAACACATTAA
- a CDS encoding acyltransferase, with translation MSVLNRQCVESIGFASLGENVVISDRASFYNCGKISIGNNVRIDDFSVISAGVGGISIGNNVHIAVFSSLIGAGKITLSDFSNISSRVSIYSSSDDYSGEWMTNPTVPSEFTGVIHADVFIGRHAIIGAGSVVLPGVIVEEGVAIGALSLVKKHCKAFSIYTGIPAKMISSRKRDFLDLEKRFLSKSVQQR, from the coding sequence ATGTCGGTACTAAATAGGCAATGTGTTGAATCTATTGGCTTTGCTTCGCTAGGTGAGAATGTGGTTATTTCTGACCGCGCGTCTTTTTATAACTGCGGCAAAATATCTATTGGTAATAACGTAAGGATTGATGATTTCAGTGTGATTTCCGCAGGAGTTGGTGGCATCTCAATAGGCAACAATGTTCATATTGCTGTGTTTTCCTCGTTGATAGGTGCAGGGAAAATCACTCTTTCAGATTTTTCTAACATCTCTTCGAGGGTTTCTATTTATTCGAGCAGCGATGATTATAGTGGCGAGTGGATGACTAATCCTACTGTCCCATCAGAATTCACTGGGGTGATTCATGCAGATGTGTTCATTGGTCGCCACGCAATAATCGGTGCGGGTTCAGTTGTCTTGCCGGGTGTGATAGTAGAGGAAGGTGTGGCGATCGGAGCATTAAGTTTAGTTAAGAAGCACTGTAAAGCCTTTAGCATCTATACGGGGATACCTGCAAAGATGATTTCGAGTCGGAAACGCGACTTTCTTGATCTTGAAAAGAGATTTCTCTCTAAATCTGTTCAACAACGCTAA
- a CDS encoding glycosyltransferase family 2 protein gives MKIQKNKPKVSVCVVTYNQERYIRECLQSIIDQETNFDFEVIVGDDCSTDGTRDIVQEFAKNYPDIVKPIFHKQNIGFTENILTVYRTALGEYISHIDGDDFMLPGKLRIQAEELDRNQECTICFHAVRRYDQPNNRYLLYKSKTIPRKSDIYFLLLNISSFTHSSKMFRATSHNDFNIAKEIIIDASFHVHHALTGKILYLNDVLGVYRVNVGISAKKDKGSQKFANNTSHSKLLRLTIEAAEYAEKAGIDSAVVGRSKATILMNYAYNSLLAKNYSDFKYYMRKSNDTAFVDKNQMLLEVLSCMPRVLYLLLQARLKVRIIFHYLGVYELIK, from the coding sequence ATGAAAATACAAAAGAATAAGCCGAAAGTTTCAGTGTGTGTAGTTACCTACAACCAGGAAAGATATATCAGGGAATGTTTGCAAAGTATTATTGATCAAGAGACCAATTTTGACTTTGAAGTAATTGTTGGTGATGATTGTTCAACAGATGGAACTCGGGATATTGTGCAGGAATTTGCAAAGAATTATCCAGATATTGTGAAACCGATTTTTCATAAACAAAATATTGGATTTACTGAAAATATTCTTACTGTTTATAGAACAGCACTCGGCGAATATATTTCCCATATAGATGGGGATGATTTCATGCTGCCTGGTAAACTAAGGATTCAGGCAGAAGAGCTAGATAGAAATCAAGAATGTACGATTTGCTTTCACGCAGTTAGACGCTATGATCAGCCCAATAACAGATATTTATTGTATAAATCAAAGACAATTCCTAGAAAAAGTGATATATATTTTTTATTGTTGAATATAAGCTCTTTCACTCATTCTAGTAAAATGTTTAGGGCGACATCTCATAATGATTTTAATATAGCGAAGGAAATAATTATAGATGCTTCTTTCCATGTGCATCATGCATTAACCGGAAAAATATTATATTTAAATGATGTTCTTGGTGTTTATAGAGTGAATGTCGGAATTTCAGCTAAGAAGGATAAAGGCTCCCAGAAGTTTGCTAATAATACCTCACACTCTAAACTGCTTCGGCTGACTATTGAAGCTGCTGAATATGCAGAAAAAGCTGGGATTGATTCGGCTGTTGTAGGTAGGTCCAAGGCAACTATACTCATGAATTATGCTTATAATAGTTTGCTGGCGAAAAACTATAGTGATTTCAAATATTATATGAGAAAGTCTAATGACACAGCATTTGTTGATAAAAACCAGATGCTGCTGGAAGTATTATCATGTATGCCAAGAGTACTTTATTTGTTATTACAAGCAAGGTTGAAGGTGAGAATAATATTTCATTATCTTGGTGTCTACGAACTGATTAAATAG
- a CDS encoding integrase core domain-containing protein has product MSMDGKGHWTDNVIIERFWRTIKYEDNYLKSCQNPIAVTQRISKYILKYNAVRPCQGLLDMTPDEMYYEQQRKAA; this is encoded by the coding sequence ATTAGTATGGACGGAAAAGGACACTGGACTGATAATGTCATTATTGAACGGTTCTGGAGAACGATTAAGTATGAAGATAACTATCTGAAGTCGTGCCAGAATCCAATAGCAGTGACCCAGAGAATTTCCAAATATATTCTGAAATATAACGCTGTAAGACCATGCCAAGGATTGTTAGATATGACGCCTGATGAGATGTACTATGAGCAGCAAAGGAAAGCGGCTTGA
- a CDS encoding glycosyltransferase, whose translation MRVKVGSRIILNFLPISSGGGLQNAASFLSTLHGLKKPNTFISVLKAGSVLETLCEEYGYEYIRVPNNICSRLIHESNCRDTYDRGQICFTLFGPPMLHATDYLINVNGCAYSNLFYPEIPFWAQAGKYRYLFEMKDFFRRKQIQKADYWIFETEVLRKRAIELCNFPEERVGVVNMAPSQLVKPENVKGDLLSVFESKLPKKFKFLHLCGPHPNKRLVAMAAITREMVKQGARDFCVVFTINCDSDYAKMVQLAFVKEGVEDYLELVGPVASDECATLIDCCDVMCTFSILESFSNNFIEAWRMRKPLVVTDSDWSRGSCGGGALYLNPENSFESAGMLRTLLDNDALRKDVIEKGSLQLANYPTPEEKLNLYLIEMEKAKFLGPCPSEERRCIKWPVICSR comes from the coding sequence GTGAGAGTTAAAGTAGGTTCTCGAATTATTTTGAATTTTCTACCAATTTCATCTGGTGGAGGATTGCAGAATGCAGCTAGTTTTTTGAGTACATTGCATGGGCTGAAGAAACCAAATACGTTTATTTCGGTACTAAAGGCTGGGTCTGTTCTTGAGACGCTATGCGAAGAATATGGATATGAATATATCAGAGTCCCGAACAATATTTGTAGCCGATTAATTCATGAGTCTAATTGCCGCGATACGTATGACCGGGGACAAATATGCTTTACACTTTTTGGCCCCCCAATGCTTCACGCCACTGACTATTTGATAAATGTGAATGGGTGTGCCTATTCAAATTTATTTTACCCAGAAATTCCATTTTGGGCACAAGCAGGGAAATATCGTTATCTTTTTGAAATGAAGGATTTCTTCCGGCGCAAGCAAATACAAAAGGCAGATTACTGGATCTTTGAGACTGAGGTTTTACGAAAGAGGGCGATCGAACTATGCAACTTTCCTGAAGAACGTGTAGGTGTTGTAAATATGGCTCCAAGCCAACTTGTAAAACCTGAAAATGTTAAAGGTGACCTACTTTCCGTATTTGAATCAAAATTGCCAAAGAAATTTAAGTTTCTTCATTTGTGCGGCCCTCATCCAAATAAAAGGTTAGTAGCAATGGCCGCCATTACTCGTGAGATGGTTAAACAAGGCGCACGAGATTTTTGTGTAGTATTTACTATTAATTGTGATTCAGATTACGCTAAGATGGTCCAGTTGGCCTTTGTAAAAGAAGGCGTTGAAGACTATTTGGAGTTAGTCGGACCTGTCGCTTCAGATGAGTGCGCTACTCTTATTGATTGCTGTGATGTAATGTGTACGTTTAGTATTCTTGAAAGCTTTAGTAATAACTTTATTGAGGCGTGGCGAATGCGTAAACCTCTTGTTGTAACCGATTCAGACTGGTCTAGAGGTTCTTGCGGAGGAGGTGCGTTGTATTTGAACCCCGAGAATTCATTTGAATCTGCAGGAATGTTAAGAACCCTATTAGATAATGATGCTCTTAGGAAGGATGTAATTGAAAAAGGCTCTCTTCAGTTAGCTAATTATCCAACTCCGGAGGAGAAACTCAATCTCTATTTGATTGAAATGGAAAAGGCTAAATTTCTTGGTCCGTGTCCATCAGAGGAACGTCGCTGTATAAAGTGGCCTGTTATATGTTCGAGGTAA
- a CDS encoding bi-domain-containing oxidoreductase: protein MKQIIQNLKSGDTILEEVPAPAIRAGYVLIQTTRSLVSLGTEKMLVEFGKGSLLAKAQAQPDKVKQVLEKIRSDGLMPTLEAVFNKLGQPLPLGYCNVGSVVAVGHGVTEFKVGDRVASNGPHAEMVCVPKNLCAMIPDNVSDEEAAFTVVGSIGLQGIRLLNPSFGEAVVVVGLGLIGLISAQILRANGCRVIGFDFDQQKVDLANSMGVIAVNPSNGTDQVKFVEQETGGVGADGVLITASSKSNEIITQSARMSRKRGRIVLVGVIGLDISRVDFYEKELSFQVSCSYGPGRYDEEYESKGQDYPIGFVRWTEKRNFEAILQSISSGQLSVDPLITERVPLKDYIEIYGEMGGTSSIASLLVYDEVINDSSVVYVGKQCDGAEGMQHENNSITNTARSNTSSLKLKTSSDRNAIGIIGAGNFTAATVLPAFKGLKANLKYIASAGGLSATTLAKKAKASHATSDYKEILKDDEIDLVMVTTRHDLHARMVTESLNAGKSVFVEKPLCLNPDELDKVEEAYQQALSLNPQLTLTIGFNRRFAPLAVKLKSVVGDGPKNIVATMNAGFIPPSAWVHDLTVGGGRIIGEACHYIDLCSYLADSEVSAVCMNAFGSDPQEDTDNASILLRYANGTNAVINYFANGSKSYSKERVEVHAQEKSFVLDNWRELRAFGVLGFRKLKSKQDKGHKAQFDLLVEQVNGSKSALIPYKSLINTTKASFAAIESLKSGGWVGV from the coding sequence ATGAAGCAGATAATACAAAATTTAAAATCAGGCGACACTATACTTGAAGAAGTGCCAGCTCCGGCGATACGGGCGGGTTATGTGTTGATTCAGACGACACGTTCTCTTGTATCACTTGGCACCGAAAAGATGTTGGTAGAATTCGGGAAGGGATCATTGCTTGCTAAGGCGCAAGCACAGCCGGATAAAGTTAAGCAGGTACTGGAGAAGATTCGGAGTGATGGCCTGATGCCAACATTGGAGGCGGTGTTTAACAAGTTGGGACAACCACTGCCACTCGGTTATTGCAATGTTGGCAGCGTAGTTGCGGTTGGGCACGGGGTGACGGAATTTAAAGTAGGAGATCGGGTGGCCTCGAACGGTCCACACGCTGAGATGGTCTGCGTCCCCAAAAATCTTTGCGCAATGATTCCGGACAATGTCTCCGATGAAGAGGCTGCGTTTACAGTTGTCGGCTCCATCGGCCTGCAGGGCATCCGCCTACTGAATCCCTCATTTGGTGAGGCGGTTGTTGTGGTCGGCTTGGGCTTAATCGGCTTGATTTCTGCTCAGATTCTACGGGCCAATGGTTGCCGGGTTATCGGGTTTGATTTTGATCAGCAGAAAGTTGATCTCGCCAATTCGATGGGAGTAATTGCTGTCAACCCATCGAATGGTACCGATCAGGTGAAGTTCGTTGAGCAAGAGACTGGCGGCGTGGGTGCGGATGGGGTGTTGATTACCGCGTCCTCCAAGTCGAACGAAATTATTACCCAGTCGGCTCGGATGAGCCGTAAGCGTGGGCGTATTGTGCTGGTCGGTGTGATTGGTCTTGATATTTCCCGTGTCGATTTTTATGAGAAGGAGTTGTCCTTCCAGGTCTCCTGTTCTTACGGACCGGGCCGATATGACGAGGAGTATGAGTCCAAAGGTCAGGATTACCCGATCGGGTTTGTGAGATGGACCGAAAAGCGCAACTTTGAAGCCATTCTTCAATCGATCAGTTCCGGGCAATTGAGTGTAGATCCATTGATTACCGAACGAGTACCTTTGAAGGACTATATTGAAATTTATGGAGAGATGGGGGGGACCTCCTCTATTGCATCTCTTCTTGTTTATGATGAAGTGATCAATGACTCGTCGGTCGTTTATGTTGGAAAGCAGTGCGATGGTGCCGAAGGCATGCAGCATGAAAATAATAGCATAACGAATACAGCGCGTTCTAACACTTCAAGTCTAAAGTTAAAAACCTCATCTGATCGCAATGCAATAGGAATTATCGGTGCGGGCAATTTTACTGCGGCTACGGTATTGCCGGCTTTTAAAGGATTGAAGGCAAATTTGAAATACATCGCATCTGCGGGTGGTTTGTCGGCAACCACTCTGGCAAAAAAAGCCAAAGCTTCACATGCCACGTCGGATTATAAGGAAATCCTGAAGGATGATGAGATTGATCTGGTAATGGTTACAACCCGGCATGATCTACATGCGCGAATGGTTACAGAGTCGCTCAATGCAGGTAAAAGCGTCTTTGTCGAAAAGCCACTCTGTCTGAACCCGGATGAGCTAGATAAGGTTGAAGAAGCTTATCAGCAAGCCTTAAGCCTCAATCCACAGTTAACCCTGACTATTGGCTTTAACCGTCGCTTTGCCCCGTTAGCAGTGAAACTGAAATCAGTGGTTGGAGATGGTCCGAAGAACATTGTAGCGACAATGAATGCAGGCTTTATTCCCCCGAGTGCATGGGTGCATGATTTGACTGTTGGAGGGGGGCGTATTATAGGCGAGGCATGTCACTATATCGACCTGTGCAGCTATCTGGCTGATTCAGAGGTGAGTGCAGTGTGTATGAATGCTTTTGGCTCTGATCCACAGGAAGATACCGATAATGCCTCTATTCTGCTGAGGTATGCCAATGGAACGAATGCAGTGATTAACTACTTTGCAAACGGCTCAAAGAGTTATTCGAAAGAGCGGGTTGAGGTGCATGCCCAGGAAAAGAGCTTTGTGCTGGACAATTGGCGCGAACTTCGGGCGTTTGGAGTTCTTGGGTTCCGCAAACTGAAGTCGAAGCAGGATAAGGGGCATAAGGCTCAGTTTGACCTGTTGGTGGAACAGGTGAATGGTAGTAAGAGCGCGCTGATTCCCTATAAATCACTCATCAATACAACGAAGGCTAGTTTTGCGGCGATTGAATCCTTGAAGAGTGGTGGCTGGGTTGGGGTTTGA
- a CDS encoding IS3 family transposase has product MTKQVEWNSQLSIGRQCELLHINRSTVCYWSRKELGINHQLIGLIDRYHLEESTVGTRLISKYLRRATVMRIGRKPKRRLMRLMGIEAIYPRKRTTIP; this is encoded by the coding sequence ATGACGAAGCAAGTAGAGTGGAATTCTCAACTGAGCATTGGCCGTCAATGCGAACTGCTGCACATTAACCGATCCACCGTTTGTTACTGGTCCAGGAAAGAGCTAGGTATCAATCATCAGCTTATTGGCTTAATCGACAGGTACCATCTTGAGGAGTCGACAGTTGGCACTCGTCTCATAAGTAAGTATTTGCGAAGAGCCACGGTGATGCGAATAGGCCGGAAACCTAAGCGTCGCCTCATGCGTCTCATGGGCATAGAGGCCATTTACCCGCGTAAGCGAACGACTATCCCATGA
- a CDS encoding DDE-type integrase/transposase/recombinase: MYIYPYLLLKFSIVRPNQAWAANITYIPMRKGFVYLFAIIDWYSRKIIDWELSTTLDSEFCLRCLKRAVIKHGAAEIFNTDKGFQFA, encoded by the coding sequence ATGTACATATACCCATACCTTCTGCTTAAATTCTCAATTGTCAGACCTAATCAGGCATGGGCCGCGAATATCACCTATATCCCAATGAGAAAAGGCTTCGTCTATCTCTTTGCCATAATAGATTGGTATTCACGGAAGATTATTGACTGGGAGTTATCGACAACACTTGATTCAGAATTCTGCCTCCGTTGCCTTAAGCGCGCTGTAATCAAGCACGGTGCAGCGGAGATATTCAATACAGATAAAGGCTTTCAATTTGCATAG
- a CDS encoding O-antigen polymerase, which produces MILFPFIALLAIYFFYQKKNRKCFGIISLLIATYLIMVCLALVLEFSGIFSAVTPMSFDSMAYYTICLLIVFWGFSEFKDHRFLALKIENIYFYMVLEYVLLIGGLLAILFFSPVAFSILTGDIHYNRVSMDLTIISLSKFGIINSIFSLLSNLFILTQVCFFINLIPRNGRRNITKAYLLLISSFSYVVYVLAYVGRDGVVFWLMSYAFCFLLFKSFLMKKDVEKIRKAFVFFFAILLVPFLIITIARFSDRTAGIGWYIIDYGGQQLRNFNDHYNIDPPILWGGFGFPVFTDFIEIVSGYKLPDLVNYEYSQYFLSLGIKPWVFTTFIGSLMLDFGKIWTIVFLLLMSFTIRKILKNSCRTGVLDFSNLVMLVLFYQVVYWGVFYFRLCSANYYIIFMFLIFIFIKLVRTHSKLACFLPKYNIAKGSSTK; this is translated from the coding sequence ATGATTCTGTTTCCTTTTATTGCATTGCTTGCAATATATTTTTTTTATCAAAAGAAAAATAGAAAATGTTTTGGCATCATTAGTTTGTTGATTGCTACATATTTGATAATGGTTTGTTTGGCCTTGGTGCTTGAATTCTCGGGAATTTTCTCTGCTGTGACGCCTATGTCATTTGACTCTATGGCGTATTATACGATTTGTTTACTGATAGTGTTTTGGGGGTTTTCAGAATTCAAAGATCACAGGTTTTTAGCTCTCAAGATCGAAAACATATATTTTTATATGGTGCTCGAATATGTTTTACTGATTGGAGGTCTTCTTGCAATATTGTTTTTTTCCCCCGTAGCTTTTTCGATTTTGACTGGAGATATTCATTACAATAGAGTTAGTATGGACCTAACTATTATATCTTTGTCAAAATTCGGAATAATTAATTCAATTTTTTCATTGCTGTCAAATTTATTTATACTTACGCAAGTGTGCTTTTTTATCAATCTTATTCCAAGAAACGGGAGGCGTAATATAACGAAGGCTTATCTTTTGTTAATTAGTAGCTTCTCATATGTGGTATATGTTTTAGCTTATGTTGGGCGTGATGGTGTTGTTTTCTGGCTTATGTCATACGCTTTTTGTTTTCTACTTTTTAAAAGTTTTTTGATGAAAAAAGATGTTGAAAAAATACGTAAGGCGTTTGTTTTCTTTTTTGCAATACTTCTGGTTCCGTTTTTGATAATCACAATCGCTAGGTTCTCCGATAGAACTGCCGGTATAGGTTGGTATATAATAGATTACGGTGGGCAACAGTTAAGGAATTTCAACGATCATTACAATATTGATCCGCCTATTCTCTGGGGTGGTTTCGGATTTCCAGTATTTACTGATTTTATCGAGATTGTAAGTGGGTATAAACTTCCGGATTTGGTTAACTATGAGTACTCACAATATTTTTTATCTCTTGGTATTAAGCCTTGGGTTTTTACAACTTTCATTGGCTCTTTGATGCTCGATTTTGGAAAAATATGGACCATTGTTTTCCTGCTTTTAATGAGTTTTACTATTCGCAAAATACTTAAAAATTCATGCCGGACTGGTGTGCTTGATTTTTCGAATCTTGTAATGCTTGTTCTTTTTTATCAAGTAGTGTACTGGGGGGTCTTCTATTTTAGGCTTTGCTCTGCGAACTATTACATTATTTTCATGTTTTTGATTTTTATTTTTATTAAGCTGGTTAGGACCCATTCCAAGTTAGCGTGTTTTCTTCCCAAATACAATATTGCTAAAGGCTCTTCGACGAAATGA
- a CDS encoding ISL3 family transposase: protein MNTNDIMVLGLGLQAPWRLVDQHLDLEKKPHELQLEIAADRGSQYPCPQCQKMCSAHDFTEKKWRHLNFFQHHCYITARVPRVICPEHGVRLVKVPWAREGSGFTLLFEQAALTLVREMPVNAAARIIGITDKRLWRIVFHYVNKALSQFDFSEVRSIGLDETASKRGHNYVTTFIDMEKSSEPVLFVTSGKGKKTVQEFTTFLEAKGGKVDNIAEVVCDMSPAFLSAVKEHLPKSNVTIDWFHIVQKFVKSVDDTRKLEHRFINLPPGSRYAVLKGKNKRLTSKQVTALSTLLETKCETATAWQIKESLAWIRNAESIEQAEERINVFIEKATLLVKGNKYTASVLDALATLKKHANQVIQRWASTYTNARLEGLNSLFQAARNRARGYRNNETFIAMIYMIASPAGSILKSI from the coding sequence ATGAACACAAATGACATCATGGTTTTGGGACTTGGCCTGCAAGCCCCATGGCGACTAGTTGATCAGCATCTAGACCTTGAAAAGAAGCCTCACGAATTGCAACTTGAGATTGCTGCTGATCGTGGAAGCCAATACCCTTGTCCGCAATGTCAAAAAATGTGTTCGGCTCATGATTTCACAGAGAAAAAATGGCGACATCTCAATTTTTTCCAACATCATTGTTACATAACTGCACGCGTGCCTAGAGTGATATGCCCAGAGCATGGTGTTCGGCTCGTGAAGGTGCCGTGGGCACGAGAAGGTAGCGGTTTCACCCTGTTGTTTGAACAAGCAGCACTTACCCTGGTTAGAGAAATGCCAGTAAATGCTGCAGCAAGGATCATTGGCATTACTGACAAAAGGCTTTGGCGCATTGTTTTTCATTATGTTAACAAAGCATTGTCTCAATTCGATTTCTCTGAAGTCCGCTCTATTGGACTCGACGAAACGGCAAGTAAGCGTGGCCACAATTATGTAACTACCTTTATTGATATGGAGAAGTCTTCTGAGCCCGTTCTTTTTGTAACCTCAGGAAAAGGGAAGAAAACTGTTCAAGAGTTCACAACATTCCTTGAAGCCAAAGGTGGCAAAGTTGACAACATAGCAGAGGTTGTGTGTGACATGTCACCTGCCTTTTTAAGTGCTGTAAAAGAACATCTTCCTAAAAGCAATGTTACTATCGACTGGTTTCATATCGTTCAGAAATTTGTCAAATCTGTCGATGATACACGTAAACTTGAGCATCGTTTTATCAATCTTCCTCCAGGTTCAAGATATGCAGTTCTCAAAGGGAAAAACAAACGTCTGACCTCAAAGCAGGTTACCGCATTGAGTACTTTGCTGGAAACCAAATGCGAAACAGCCACAGCATGGCAAATCAAGGAGTCTTTGGCCTGGATTAGAAACGCAGAAAGTATCGAGCAAGCTGAAGAGCGAATCAATGTTTTCATAGAGAAAGCGACACTCCTTGTTAAAGGGAACAAATACACTGCAAGCGTTCTAGATGCTCTTGCTACACTGAAAAAGCATGCAAACCAAGTGATTCAAAGATGGGCTTCAACTTATACTAATGCTCGACTTGAGGGACTCAATAGCCTCTTCCAAGCAGCAAGGAATCGTGCACGAGGTTACCGGAACAATGAAACGTTCATTGCCATGATTTACATGATCGCGAGTCCTGCTGGTTCAATATTGAAATCCATATGA
- a CDS encoding oligosaccharide flippase family protein — protein sequence MSLKRNIFANYVGQIYATLIGILMVPMYVKYMGTEAYGLVGFYSMLQVWFQLLDMGLTPTMARETARFNGGAIDGISLRRLLRALEGIFIGVAFFGAAGVMLCSSYVANSWLNVQNLPLAEVQSAIMLMAVIVALRWVCGLYRGAINGFERMVWLNGFNIIIATMRFALVIPFLVYVGASPTYFFSYQLVLAVVEVVILLLQAYRLMPKIGKSEKISWECRPLRKVLRFSLTIAFTSSAWVFITQTDKLLLSGLIPLSDYAFFTLAVLVASGITVISGPISGALLPRMTKLNAEGDESGLIRLYRNATQLVAVIAVPAALVLACFAENVLWAWTGNAEIAQKAAPVLTLYALGNGILVLVAFPYYLQFAKGDLKLHLIGNAWFVALFIPSLYYAARKFGMIGAGYAWLLANLLPFIVWLPVVHRRFVNGLHIQWLLYDVSFIVGPPIIVVYLFAQLIVWPEERLFVVVYIIGISLVLSAVAAISSSCIRAIIRQKIRIVYLMIKQWMIDENTKE from the coding sequence ATGTCACTTAAACGTAACATATTTGCCAACTACGTAGGCCAGATTTATGCCACTTTAATAGGAATTCTCATGGTGCCTATGTATGTGAAGTACATGGGGACTGAAGCCTATGGACTTGTAGGTTTTTATAGCATGTTGCAAGTTTGGTTTCAGTTGCTGGATATGGGACTTACGCCGACAATGGCACGGGAAACCGCGCGGTTTAATGGCGGAGCAATTGATGGGATTAGTTTACGACGGTTACTCCGGGCGCTTGAAGGTATTTTCATTGGTGTCGCATTTTTTGGCGCTGCAGGGGTGATGCTTTGCTCTAGTTATGTTGCTAATAGTTGGCTTAACGTTCAGAATTTGCCGTTGGCTGAAGTTCAGAGTGCAATTATGCTTATGGCAGTGATCGTTGCCCTTCGTTGGGTATGTGGTCTGTATCGAGGGGCAATTAATGGTTTTGAACGAATGGTTTGGCTGAATGGATTCAACATAATTATTGCAACTATGCGGTTTGCACTTGTTATCCCGTTCCTGGTTTATGTAGGTGCGAGTCCTACATACTTCTTCAGTTATCAGCTGGTATTGGCGGTGGTTGAGGTTGTGATATTGCTTTTACAAGCCTATAGATTGATGCCTAAAATAGGTAAAAGTGAAAAAATATCTTGGGAATGTAGACCATTGCGCAAGGTGCTTAGATTTTCACTTACCATTGCCTTCACTAGTTCGGCCTGGGTGTTTATTACGCAAACTGACAAATTACTTCTTTCTGGCCTGATCCCTTTATCTGATTATGCTTTTTTCACTTTGGCCGTATTGGTTGCTAGTGGTATTACGGTTATCAGTGGGCCAATTAGTGGAGCATTACTGCCACGTATGACAAAATTGAATGCAGAGGGTGATGAATCAGGATTAATTAGGTTATACCGCAATGCTACTCAATTGGTAGCGGTCATTGCCGTCCCTGCAGCGCTGGTGTTAGCCTGTTTTGCTGAAAATGTGTTGTGGGCATGGACAGGTAATGCAGAGATCGCACAAAAAGCCGCACCAGTTTTGACGCTCTATGCACTGGGCAACGGAATTTTAGTGTTGGTTGCTTTTCCTTACTATCTGCAATTTGCAAAAGGTGACTTAAAGTTGCATTTGATTGGAAATGCATGGTTTGTAGCGCTATTTATACCGTCTCTTTATTATGCAGCTAGAAAGTTTGGAATGATTGGTGCAGGTTACGCTTGGCTTCTTGCAAACTTGCTGCCGTTTATAGTTTGGTTGCCAGTTGTACATAGGCGGTTTGTTAATGGATTGCATATACAATGGTTGCTTTACGATGTTAGCTTTATTGTGGGTCCACCTATAATTGTTGTATATTTATTTGCTCAGCTAATAGTTTGGCCGGAAGAACGATTATTTGTCGTAGTATATATAATAGGTATTAGCCTAGTGTTGAGTGCTGTTGCCGCGATAAGTTCCTCTTGCATAAGAGCTATTATTCGTCAAAAAATACGCATCGTATATTTAATGATTAAGCAATGGATGATAGATGAAAATACAAAAGAATAA